Within Caulobacter segnis, the genomic segment CCACCGAGGGCCTGTCGCGCGAGGCCGTCCACGTCACCCGCATGAAGCCGGGCGAGGGCCTAGTCGGCGAGACCATGCGCCTGGGCCGGCCGTTGAACCTGTCCGACGCCGCCAGCCACCCGCAGTTCTCGTACCGCCCGGAAACCGGCGAAGATCCCTACCACGCCTTCCTGGCCGTGCCGCTGCTGCGGGGCGGGCGGGCGATCGGCGTGCTGGTCGTCCAGAACCGCACCGAGCGGAACTATGACGAGGAGGAGGTCGAGGACCTCCAGATCATCGCCATGGTGCTGGCCGAGATGGTCAGCTCCAGCGAGCTCTTGGGCGCCGACGAGCTCAAGGACGTCGAGCTGGCCCCGCATAAGCCCGAGCGGCTGAAGGGCTCGCGCTTCGCCGAGGGCCTGGCCTACGGCGTCGCCGTGTTGCACGAGCAGCCGGTCGCCCCCGAGACCCTGCTGTCCGACGACGCCCTGGCCGAGGAAGCCCGGCTCACCTACGCCATCGAGGCGCTGCAGACCCAGATCGACGAGATGCTGGAGGGCCAGCACGGCCTGGTCGGCGCCAGCTACGAAGTGCTGGAGACCTATCGCCTGTTCGCCCACGACCGGGGCTGGAACCGGGGTCTGCAGGAGGCCGTGCGCTCGGGTCTGACCGCCGAGGCCGCCGTCGAGCGCGTCCGCTCCGAGCACCGCGCCCGCCTGGGCCAGGCGCGCGATCCCTATCTGCGCGAGCGGCTGCACGATCTGGAAGACCTGAACGACCGGCTGCTGCGCCACCTGTCGGGCGACGTCCACGCCGTGCGCCAGCTGCCCGACGACGCCATCCTGATCGCCCGCAACCTCGGCCCCGCGGACCTCTTGGAATACGACCGCACCAAGTTGAAGGGCATCCTGCTTGAGGAGGGTAGCGCCGCCAGCCACGCCGGCATCGTGGCCCGGGCGCTGGACATCCCGTGCGTCGGCCGCCTGACCGGCCTGCGCGACCGGGTCAGTGAGGGCGACCCCGTGGTCGTCGACGCCGAGACGCAGGAAGCCTGGCTGCGGCCGCGTCCCGACGTCGTCAAGGCGCTGCGGGTCCGGATGGAGGTCCGCGCCCAGCGCAAGGCCGAGTTCGCCCGCCTGCGCGACACCCCGCCGATCACCAAGGATGGGGCCAAGATCACCCTCCTGATGAACGCCGGCCTGGCCGTCGACCTCGACATCCTGGCCGAGACGGGGGCCGAGGGCATCGGCCTGTTCCGCACCGAGTTCCAGTTCATGGTCGCCGAGGAGCTGCCGCGCCTGGAGGCCCAGACGTCGCTGTACGAAAAGGTGCTGGAGGCCGCCGACGGCATGCCGGTGACCTTCCGCACCCTGGACCTGGGCGGCGACAAG encodes:
- the ptsP gene encoding phosphoenolpyruvate--protein phosphotransferase, with product MAASGIAVRGPRSLLRQIREAMAGGGPAQAKLDMVVRTIAISMVAEVCSIYLRRASGDLELFATEGLSREAVHVTRMKPGEGLVGETMRLGRPLNLSDAASHPQFSYRPETGEDPYHAFLAVPLLRGGRAIGVLVVQNRTERNYDEEEVEDLQIIAMVLAEMVSSSELLGADELKDVELAPHKPERLKGSRFAEGLAYGVAVLHEQPVAPETLLSDDALAEEARLTYAIEALQTQIDEMLEGQHGLVGASYEVLETYRLFAHDRGWNRGLQEAVRSGLTAEAAVERVRSEHRARLGQARDPYLRERLHDLEDLNDRLLRHLSGDVHAVRQLPDDAILIARNLGPADLLEYDRTKLKGILLEEGSAASHAGIVARALDIPCVGRLTGLRDRVSEGDPVVVDAETQEAWLRPRPDVVKALRVRMEVRAQRKAEFARLRDTPPITKDGAKITLLMNAGLAVDLDILAETGAEGIGLFRTEFQFMVAEELPRLEAQTSLYEKVLEAADGMPVTFRTLDLGGDKLLPYMELEREDNPALGWRAVRMGLDRPALLRMQIRALVKAAAGRPLKVMFPLVANVDEFRAARSFVDQEVAWALKRGRPAPSRLDVGAMIEAPSLLWHLDALLPMTDFVSVGTNDLMQYMFAADRGNPKVSDRYDPLSPAALRALKTIQQACADTGTPVSVCGEMAGRPLEAFALVALGFEGLSMPPAGIGPVKQMVLSLDREAARRNVEALLKGSAGSLRGEIETLARKLYVAV